From Vibrio aerogenes, a single genomic window includes:
- a CDS encoding response regulator, giving the protein MDKSYRILVVDDHRDIRELLKRFLMQHGMVVAVAADGEEMVQQMNHSHFDLLILDLMLPGKDGVTLCREIRAKSDIPVIMLTALGEEIDKIVGLEVGADDYMPKPFNPRELLARIRAVLRRHFTIPQVHDQLAGQHFVYQFDGWTLDSASRELKDPQGTLIALTSTEFELLVAFLSHPGVVLSREDLLRLVQGRGADVYDRAVDTLISRLRKKIESDPKSPRLIKTIWGGGYQFSCEVST; this is encoded by the coding sequence ATGGATAAATCTTACAGAATCCTTGTGGTGGATGATCACCGTGATATCAGAGAGCTGCTGAAACGTTTTCTCATGCAGCATGGTATGGTGGTTGCCGTGGCTGCCGATGGGGAAGAGATGGTACAGCAGATGAATCACAGTCACTTTGATTTACTGATTTTAGATCTGATGCTGCCGGGAAAAGACGGCGTGACGCTTTGCCGGGAAATCCGCGCCAAATCGGATATTCCGGTGATTATGCTGACCGCTCTGGGAGAAGAGATCGATAAAATCGTCGGGCTTGAAGTCGGAGCCGATGATTATATGCCCAAGCCATTTAATCCCAGAGAACTGCTGGCACGAATCCGGGCTGTCCTGAGACGACATTTCACCATCCCTCAGGTGCATGATCAGCTTGCCGGGCAGCACTTTGTGTATCAGTTTGATGGCTGGACGCTTGATTCGGCTTCCCGCGAACTGAAAGATCCACAGGGAACCTTAATTGCGCTGACCTCGACAGAGTTTGAGTTACTGGTTGCATTTTTGTCTCATCCCGGTGTGGTGTTGTCCAGAGAAGACTTGCTCCGGTTGGTGCAAGGGCGGGGCGCGGATGTGTATGACCGGGCAGTCGACACACTCATCAGCCGGTTGCGGAAAAAGATTGAATCCGACCCGAAATCTCCCCGCCTGATTAAAACAATCTGGGGTGGCGGTTATCAGTTCAGTTGTGAGGTATCGACATGA